A portion of the Meriones unguiculatus strain TT.TT164.6M chromosome 14, Bangor_MerUng_6.1, whole genome shotgun sequence genome contains these proteins:
- the Syt5 gene encoding synaptotagmin-5 isoform X2: MFPEPPTLGSPAPETPPDSSRIRQATVPAWVLAAIVLGSSLLVFSSCFCLYRKRCRRRMGKKSQAQTQVHFQEVKELGRSYIDKVQPEIEELDPSPSMPGQQVTDKHQLGRLQYSLDYDFQTGQLLVGILQAEGLAALDLGGSSDPYVSVYLLPDKRRRHETKVHRQTLNPHFGETFAFKVPYVELGGRVLVMAVYDFDRFSRNDAIGEVRVPMSSVNLGRPVQAWRELQVAPKEEEKLGDICFSLRYVPTAGKLTVIVLEAKNLKKMDVGGLSDPYVKVHLLQGGKKVRKKKTTIKKNTLNPYYNEAFSFEVPCDQVQKVHVELTVLDYDKLGKNEAIGRVAVGAAIGGAGLRHWADMLANPRRPIAQWHSLRPPDRARPMPAP; encoded by the exons ATGTTCCCGGAACCCCCGACCCTGGGGTCTCCAGCGCCTGAGACACCTCCAGACTCCAGCCGCATTAGGCAGGCCACAG TTCCTGCCTGGGTCCTGGCAGCCATCGTGCTGGGCTCAAGCCTCCTGGTCTTCAGCAGCTGTTTCTGTCTCTACCGGAAGCGCTGTCGGAGGCGGATGGGCAAGAAGAGCCAAGCCCAAACCCAAGTCCATTTTCAGGAAGTGAAGGAGCTGGGTCGGAGTTACATAGATAAG GTTCAGCCTGAAATAGAGGAGCTGGATCCCTCACCATCCATGCCAGGACAGCAGGTAACAGACAAGCACCAGCTAGGACGACTGCAGTATTCACTGGATTATGACTTCCAGACTGGTCAG CTCCTGGTGGGCATCTTGCAAGCGGAGGGACTGGCGGCCTTGGACCTAGGAGGTTCCTCGGACCCCTATGTTAGTGTCTATCTGCTGCCAGACAAGCGGAGACGACATGAGACCAAGGTGCATCGGCAGACCCTGAATCCACACTTTGGGGAGACATTTGCCTTCAAG GTCCCCTACGTGGAACTAGGAGGCAGAGTGCTGGTCATGGCGGTGTATGACTTCGATCGCTTCTCCCGCAATGATGCCATCGGGGAGGTGCGGGTACCCATGAGTTCAGTGAACCTGGGGCGGCCAGTACAGGCCTGGCGAGAGCTACAGGTGGCTCCCAAAGAGGAG GAGAAACTGGGGGACATCTGCTTCTCTCTCCGCTACGTCCCCACCGCCGGAAAGCTCACTGTCATTGTCCTGGAAGCGAAAAACCTTAAGAAGATGGATGTGGGAGGACTGTCAG ATCCCTACGTCAAGGTGCATCTGCTTCAGGGAGGCAAAAAGGTCCGGAAGAAGAAAACCACCATTAAAAAGAACACTCTGAACCCCTATTACAATGAGGCCTTCAGCTTTGAGGTGCCCTGCGACCAAGTGCAG AAAGTCCACGTGGAGCTGACTGTTTTGGACTATGACAAACTGGGCAAGAATGAGGCCATTGGGAGAGTGGCAGTGGGTGCAGCCATAGGTGGGGCTGGCCTTAGGCACTGGGCTGACATGTTAGCCAACCCCAGGCGGCCCATTGCCCAGTGGCACTCACTACGGCCTCCCGACCGAGCCAGGCCAATGCCTGCACCCTGA
- the Syt5 gene encoding synaptotagmin-5 isoform X1 produces the protein MFPEPPTLGSPAPETPPDSSRIRQATVPAWVLAAIVLGSSLLVFSSCFCLYRKRCRRRMGKKSQAQTQVHFQEVKELGRSYIDKVQPEIEELDPSPSMPGQQVTDKHQLGRLQYSLDYDFQTGQLLVGILQAEGLAALDLGGSSDPYVSVYLLPDKRRRHETKVHRQTLNPHFGETFAFKVPYVELGGRVLVMAVYDFDRFSRNDAIGEVRVPMSSVNLGRPVQAWRELQVAPKEEQEKLGDICFSLRYVPTAGKLTVIVLEAKNLKKMDVGGLSDPYVKVHLLQGGKKVRKKKTTIKKNTLNPYYNEAFSFEVPCDQVQKVHVELTVLDYDKLGKNEAIGRVAVGAAIGGAGLRHWADMLANPRRPIAQWHSLRPPDRARPMPAP, from the exons ATGTTCCCGGAACCCCCGACCCTGGGGTCTCCAGCGCCTGAGACACCTCCAGACTCCAGCCGCATTAGGCAGGCCACAG TTCCTGCCTGGGTCCTGGCAGCCATCGTGCTGGGCTCAAGCCTCCTGGTCTTCAGCAGCTGTTTCTGTCTCTACCGGAAGCGCTGTCGGAGGCGGATGGGCAAGAAGAGCCAAGCCCAAACCCAAGTCCATTTTCAGGAAGTGAAGGAGCTGGGTCGGAGTTACATAGATAAG GTTCAGCCTGAAATAGAGGAGCTGGATCCCTCACCATCCATGCCAGGACAGCAGGTAACAGACAAGCACCAGCTAGGACGACTGCAGTATTCACTGGATTATGACTTCCAGACTGGTCAG CTCCTGGTGGGCATCTTGCAAGCGGAGGGACTGGCGGCCTTGGACCTAGGAGGTTCCTCGGACCCCTATGTTAGTGTCTATCTGCTGCCAGACAAGCGGAGACGACATGAGACCAAGGTGCATCGGCAGACCCTGAATCCACACTTTGGGGAGACATTTGCCTTCAAG GTCCCCTACGTGGAACTAGGAGGCAGAGTGCTGGTCATGGCGGTGTATGACTTCGATCGCTTCTCCCGCAATGATGCCATCGGGGAGGTGCGGGTACCCATGAGTTCAGTGAACCTGGGGCGGCCAGTACAGGCCTGGCGAGAGCTACAGGTGGCTCCCAAAGAGGAG CAGGAGAAACTGGGGGACATCTGCTTCTCTCTCCGCTACGTCCCCACCGCCGGAAAGCTCACTGTCATTGTCCTGGAAGCGAAAAACCTTAAGAAGATGGATGTGGGAGGACTGTCAG ATCCCTACGTCAAGGTGCATCTGCTTCAGGGAGGCAAAAAGGTCCGGAAGAAGAAAACCACCATTAAAAAGAACACTCTGAACCCCTATTACAATGAGGCCTTCAGCTTTGAGGTGCCCTGCGACCAAGTGCAG AAAGTCCACGTGGAGCTGACTGTTTTGGACTATGACAAACTGGGCAAGAATGAGGCCATTGGGAGAGTGGCAGTGGGTGCAGCCATAGGTGGGGCTGGCCTTAGGCACTGGGCTGACATGTTAGCCAACCCCAGGCGGCCCATTGCCCAGTGGCACTCACTACGGCCTCCCGACCGAGCCAGGCCAATGCCTGCACCCTGA